TAGGGAATCTAAAGGAATTTTTGAGAGAAATTGTGTGAGATTTTTAAAATGGGATTCTTCAATCATTTGGTTTTGATTTAGAGTTTCAAGTTTATTTAAAGTTTCTTGGAGAATAGTTTTAATTTTGTGGTTGGTGGATTGGCGTTGTAGCTGGAGTAATAGGCTAAGTTGAGCCTGTTTAATCAGTTTAAAGCTTAAATTTTCTTGGAGATAATTTTGAGAGATTTTTTGTAGAGTTTGGGATTGCCAAAAAAGATTAAAAGTTTTTGGGCTAAGACTAAGAAGGATTGCTAAAATATCGCTACAGGAATTTGGTGGTAAGTTAAGAATATTTAGATTCCCTAAAGGGTTTATTTGATTATAATTTTCTTCTAGCCATTCCATAGGTTTATCCTTTGATAAAATATTTTTGAGATTGGTAAAAAATTAAGGCACTTAAAAATAAAATAACACCAAGAGTTAAACAAAGGGCATTCCAGCCAAAAGGGCGATAAATGTAAGTAGGTAATGTTGTCCCAAGTGCGCCACCTGCATAGTATGAAGCAAGATAGAGACCATTGGTGATTCCTTTTTGATTGGCAGAGATAGTATTAATTAAAGAAGAGAGTGTGGAATTAATAATAAACATACCGGCACTTAACACAAAAACTGCGAAAAAGAGTTGCCAAAAATCCCCATAAATCATCATAAAACACGCACAAGCAAAAATTACAAAACCAACACTGATTGCCTTGATTTCTCCACCAAGCAATTTTACGATTCTTTGAGAAAAAAGAGCAGCAAGAATACCAATAATGTATCCAAGATACATAAAGCCAATTTGTGCTGCGGTAGTGTTTGGATCAAGGGAAGAAACATAAAGGGGCATAAAATTAAGGGTGCCTTGAAAACAAAAAAGAATCAAAAATGCACCACAATAGAGTAAAAAGTAGCGTTTATCGGTTAAGAAATCCAAAAAGATTCTAAAGGTGATTTTGGCATTTTTAATTTTTGCGTTGGTATTTGGGAGTTTAATAGCAAGTGTTGCAATAAGGAAACTTGTGATTCCAAGGGCTAAAAAAGTAAATTTCCAAGAAAAAATAGTCGTTAAAAGTCCTCCTCCAACACGCGAGAGAACGCCACCAAAAATTGTGGAAGCAACATAAACACCGATGTATTTGTTGCTAGAATCAATGCGTGTAAGGCAAGTAACGGTTGCTGTAAGTGCTGCAGGAATGGCAAGTGATTCTCCGATTCTAAGAAGCAAAAAGCTACTATATTGTTGGCTTAAGCACAAAAGACATTGGAAGATTCCAAGCAAGGCTAGTGAAATGACTAAAATAAGTCGGGTATCAAATTTTTCTAGTAAATAGCCATAAAAAATAGGTGCGATGGCTAACATAAAAAGGGGAATAGAAGTAAAAAGGGTAACTTGGGTAGTAGAAATAGTGAATTCTTCAATCAATAAAGGCTGTATGGGCTGTGTAATATAAAGTGTTGAAATAGTAACCATTGCACTTAGCATAATAATTAAAAGATGATAGTTTTTTTGCATAGGAAAATCTTTATAGTTTGTCGCATTTTTGGCGTTAAAAAATTCCTAATATCTTATTCTTAGAAACTTTAAAAAAGTATAAAATAATTAAACTATTTTTTTATTTTTGCCAAATAAAAGCAAAAACTAGAATATTCTCTTATTATTTATTTAACAAAAAATGTTAAAATTTCAAAAATTTAAGGAGTATCGATGAAAGTATTATTATTACAAGATGTGAAAGCATTAGGAAAAAAAGGTGAAATTTGCGAAGTAAAAGATGGATATGGAAAAAATTTTTTAATTGCTAAGGGAATGGCAGATTTTGCGACTAATGAAGTGATAAATCGCTACAAAGCAACACAAAAAAAGATGGCACAACAAGCTGCAGAAAATAAGGCATTAATGGAAATGGCAGCTAAGAAAATTGAAGAAATTACTCTAAAGATTTCTCAAAAAGTTGGTGCAAATGGTTCTCTTTATGGTGCAATTACTAAAGAAGATATTGCAGAAGAACTTGCTAAAGCACACCGCTTAGAGATTGATAAAAAAAGCATTGAGCTTAAAAATCCGATTAAATCTACAGGAGTTTATGAAGTAGAAATCAAACTAGGTGGTGGAATACACGCAAATTTAAAAATTGATGTAGAGGCACTATAATGTTTGAAGCAACAACGATATTAGCCTATAAAACAGAAAATGGAGCAGTTATTGGCGGAGATGGGCAGGTTACTTTTGGAAATTGTGTTTTAAAGGGTAATGCTACTAAGATTCGCACACTTTATCACGGACAGATTCTAAGTGGCTTTGCAGGAAGCACAGCCGATGCTTTTAGTCTTTTTGATATGTTTGAAGGCATTTTGGAGAACAAAAAAGGGGATTTACTTAAATCCGTGATAGAGTTTTCTAAAGAATGGCGAAAAGACAAGTATTTAAGGCGTTTAGAAGCGATGATGATTGTTTTAAATAAAGAGAAAATTTTTATTTTAAGTGGCACAGGTGATGTGGTAGAGCCAGAAGATGGAAGAATTGCTGCTATTGGTAGTGGTGGTAATTATGCACTCTCAGCTGCTAGAGCTTTGGATCGATTTGGTGGTGGGCAAATGCAGCCAAAAGATTTAGTTTTAGAATCCCTTAAAATTGCAGGAGAGCTTTGCATTTATACCAATCAAAATATTAAAATTTTAGAACTTTAAAATAAGGAATAAAAGTAAGAAAAATGGAAAATTATATTGCGATGACACCAAAAGAGATTGTGAGTTATTTGGATGAATATATTATTGGGCAAAATGATGCTAAAAAAATTGTCGCTATTGCATTAAGAAATCGCTATCGGAGATTACAACTTCCTAAAGAGATTCAAGAAGAAGTTATGCCAAAAAATATTTTGATGATTGGTTCAACAGGGGTTGGTAAGACCGAGATTGCAAGACGAATGGCTAAAATGATGGGGTTGCCTTTTGTCAAAGTAGAAGCTAGTAAATACACGGAAGTGGGATTTGTAGGAAGAGATGTTGAATCAATGGTTAGAGATTTGGTGGTGGCTTCTATTAATTTAGTCAAAGAAGAGCATCGCCAAAAAAATGCACAAGGGATTCAAAAATATGTTTTAGATAAAATTGTAGAAAAGTTGATTCCTCCGCTCCCTAAAGGTGCTAGTGAGCAAAAGATAGAGGAATACCAAAAAGCTTCAGAAAAAATGAGACAAAAGGTAGAAAATGGGGAAGTTGATCATCTAAAAATTGAGATTGAAGTCCCAAAACGCGCCTTTGAAATTGAAGATGGAAATATGCCAGCAGAGTTTGCAAAGGTGCAAGAGACTATTGCTAGAGTTTTTATTGCTTCTCCCAAAGAAAATCCAAAGAAAGAAGTGAGTATCAAAGAGGCAAAAGAGATTTTAAAAATTGAAGCAAGTGAAGCTTTATTGGATTTAGAAAGCATTAAGCAAGAAGGATTAAAGAGAGCGGAGAGTAGTGGTATTATTTTTATTGATGAGATTGATAAAGTTGCAGTGAGTTCTAATGCTCAAGGCAGACAAGATCCAAGCAAAGAAGGAGTGCAAAGAGATTTGTTGCCTATTGTAGAGGGCAGTATTGTAAATACCAAATATGGAAGCATTAAAACCGATCATATTTTGTTTATCGCAGCGGGTGCTTTTAGTTTGAGTAAGCCTAGTGATTTGATTGCTGAATTACAAGGAAGATTCCCTTTGCGCGTTGAGCTTAATAGTCTTGATGAAGAAGTGCTTTATAAAATATTAACTCAAACTAAAAATTCAATTTTAAAACAATATGAGGCACTTTTGGCAGTTGAAGAAGTAACTTTGAAATTTAGTGAAGAGGCTATTAGAGCTTTGGCACATTATTCTCAACTTGCCAATGAAAAAACAGAGGATATTGGAGCTAGGAGATTGCATACGGTTGTAGAGCAAGTTATTGAAGAAATTAGCTTTGAAGCAGAAAATTATAAGGGGCAGGAAGTAGAAATCACCGAATCTCTTGTCAAAGAAAAGCTAGATAATCTTGTGGCAAATAGTGATATTGCACGATATATTTTATAAGGTTTTTCTTGGAAAGTAGAGCAGGATTTGTAGCAGTGCTAGGACGACCTAATGCAGGGAAGAGCACTTTTTTAAATGCACTTTTAGGTGAGAGATTAGCACTTGTATCACACAAGGCAAATGCAACAAGAAAGCGAATGAATTTAGTCTTAATGCAAGAAGAAGCGCAGATTGTTTTTGTAGATACCCCTGGGATTCATAAGCAGGAAAAATTACTCAATCAATATATGCTAAAAGAAGCAATGCAGGCAATGCAGGATTGTGATTTATTGCTTTTTTTAGCACCAGTTAGTGATAAAATTGATTTTTATGAGGAATTCTTACAAAGTGCAAAAAATAAGCCCCATCTTTTGCTTTTAACTAAAAGTGATAGTGTTATTAAAGAGGAGCTGTTTTGTAAAATGCAGGAATATCAGAAATATCAAAATTATTATCAGGCTTTGATTCCTATTTCTTATAAAGATTTAAATTCATTAAAAAGTGTCGTAAGAAAAATAGCAGAAATGATGCCACCAAATCCTTATTATTATGATCCAGAGATTTTAAGCCCAAATAGCACTAAAGAGATCGTAAAAGAAATGATTAGAGAATCTTGCTTTGAAAATCTTAGCGATGAGTTGCCTTATGAAAGTGATGTTATGGTGAATCTCTATCAAGAAAAAAGGGATTTAGATTACATTAAAGCAACAATTATTACTCATAAAGAAAGCCAAAAAGCAATGGTGATTGGCAAAGAGGGTAAAACTTTAAAAAGGATTGGAAAAAGTGCAAGAGAAAAAATAGAAAAATTTATTAACAAAAAAGTATATTTAGAGCTTTTAGTTAAGGTTATGCCAGGTTGGAGTAAGCAAAAAGAAAGCTTAAAACAAGTTGGCTATGATTTTGAAGATTAAATGGAGAGAAAAATGAAAATTATTTGGTTACTATTAATAGCAGTTTTTAGTTATGCAAATGAGTATGATTGGATTCAAGTTTATCGAGAAAATGGAGTAGAAGCGTTAGAAAAAAAGATTGATGCTATTTTGCAAACGCAAGATTATTGGAAAGAAGTGATGAAAGATAAAGATACGCGTTTTGGGTATTATGAGGATTTAAAATACCTTTTTATTGCTTCAAAAGATGCACCAAAATTAGAATCTCCAAAATTAAAGCTTTATGCCTTGGAGAATGGTAAATGGGTGGAGAGGTTAAATGCAAATAGTTTGGTTGGTTCTAAAGGCGGAAATAAACAAAAAGAAGGAGATTTAGCGACCCCCATTGGAGTTTATACGCTAGAAAAAAGATTGGTAAATTTAGATCAATATTATGGACCTTTAGCTTTTACCACTTCTTATCCTAATCTCTATGATAGATTGCAAAAGCGAACAG
This portion of the Helicobacter canadensis MIT 98-5491 genome encodes:
- a CDS encoding MFS transporter, whose product is MQKNYHLLIIMLSAMVTISTLYITQPIQPLLIEEFTISTTQVTLFTSIPLFMLAIAPIFYGYLLEKFDTRLILVISLALLGIFQCLLCLSQQYSSFLLLRIGESLAIPAALTATVTCLTRIDSSNKYIGVYVASTIFGGVLSRVGGGLLTTIFSWKFTFLALGITSFLIATLAIKLPNTNAKIKNAKITFRIFLDFLTDKRYFLLYCGAFLILFCFQGTLNFMPLYVSSLDPNTTAAQIGFMYLGYIIGILAALFSQRIVKLLGGEIKAISVGFVIFACACFMMIYGDFWQLFFAVFVLSAGMFIINSTLSSLINTISANQKGITNGLYLASYYAGGALGTTLPTYIYRPFGWNALCLTLGVILFLSALIFYQSQKYFIKG
- the era gene encoding GTPase Era, with translation MESRAGFVAVLGRPNAGKSTFLNALLGERLALVSHKANATRKRMNLVLMQEEAQIVFVDTPGIHKQEKLLNQYMLKEAMQAMQDCDLLLFLAPVSDKIDFYEEFLQSAKNKPHLLLLTKSDSVIKEELFCKMQEYQKYQNYYQALIPISYKDLNSLKSVVRKIAEMMPPNPYYYDPEILSPNSTKEIVKEMIRESCFENLSDELPYESDVMVNLYQEKRDLDYIKATIITHKESQKAMVIGKEGKTLKRIGKSAREKIEKFINKKVYLELLVKVMPGWSKQKESLKQVGYDFED
- the rplI gene encoding 50S ribosomal protein L9; its protein translation is MKVLLLQDVKALGKKGEICEVKDGYGKNFLIAKGMADFATNEVINRYKATQKKMAQQAAENKALMEMAAKKIEEITLKISQKVGANGSLYGAITKEDIAEELAKAHRLEIDKKSIELKNPIKSTGVYEVEIKLGGGIHANLKIDVEAL
- the hslV gene encoding ATP-dependent protease subunit HslV, whose protein sequence is MFEATTILAYKTENGAVIGGDGQVTFGNCVLKGNATKIRTLYHGQILSGFAGSTADAFSLFDMFEGILENKKGDLLKSVIEFSKEWRKDKYLRRLEAMMIVLNKEKIFILSGTGDVVEPEDGRIAAIGSGGNYALSAARALDRFGGGQMQPKDLVLESLKIAGELCIYTNQNIKILEL
- the hslU gene encoding HslU--HslV peptidase ATPase subunit, coding for MTPKEIVSYLDEYIIGQNDAKKIVAIALRNRYRRLQLPKEIQEEVMPKNILMIGSTGVGKTEIARRMAKMMGLPFVKVEASKYTEVGFVGRDVESMVRDLVVASINLVKEEHRQKNAQGIQKYVLDKIVEKLIPPLPKGASEQKIEEYQKASEKMRQKVENGEVDHLKIEIEVPKRAFEIEDGNMPAEFAKVQETIARVFIASPKENPKKEVSIKEAKEILKIEASEALLDLESIKQEGLKRAESSGIIFIDEIDKVAVSSNAQGRQDPSKEGVQRDLLPIVEGSIVNTKYGSIKTDHILFIAAGAFSLSKPSDLIAELQGRFPLRVELNSLDEEVLYKILTQTKNSILKQYEALLAVEEVTLKFSEEAIRALAHYSQLANEKTEDIGARRLHTVVEQVIEEISFEAENYKGQEVEITESLVKEKLDNLVANSDIARYIL